In the genome of Paenarthrobacter ilicis, the window CTGGGGTGGCTTCAACCTGGTCCTTTCGCCCGGCGACTTTGACGGCGACGGCAAGTCGGATGTCCTGGCCAGGGACGCTGCTGGAACCCTGTACCTGTACTCCGGCGACGGAACCGGCGGCTGGAAACCCGGACAGGTGATCGGCAAGGGCTGGAACGTGTTTGACCAGATCGTCAGCCCTGGCGACTTCAACGGTGATGGCACCAACGACATCCTGGCCCGCGAGCCGGGCGGCGCCCTGTACCTTTACCCCGGGAACGGTTCCGGAGGCTGGTTGGCGCGAACCGCCGTCGGACAGGGCTGGCAGGTGATGGACGCCCTGTTGACGCCGGGTGACTTCAACGGCGACGGCGCCGTGGACGTGCTCGCCAGGGACCGCAACGGCTACCTCTACTTCTACGGTGGCAACGGGGCAGGCGGCTGGACGCGGTCCTGGCTGATCGGCGTCGGCTGGAACGCCCTGAAGTCCGTGGGGGCCGCCGGTGACTACAACAACGACGGGTTCAACGACGTTTACGGAGTGGACCAACAGGGACGCCTGGTGGTTTACCTCGGCAACGGCCGGGCAGGCTGGAAGGACTCCGTGGTTGCCGGGAACGGCTGGGGCAACTTCACAGCGATCTTCTAGGCAAAGCCCAGCCACGGTAGAATTGTCCCCATAAGTCTGGGGAGGACATCATGAAGGCTCCAATGCGCCCGACGTCCGGCGTGCGCCGGATCGTGGCGGGAATCGCCGCGGCTATGGTTGCCGCGCTGGCCGTATCACCCGCACCCGCCATGGCAGCGATGGATCCGGACAATCCCGTGATCCATGGCGCTCCGTTTGTGGGTTCCACGCTCACGCTGGAAATTGAGCCGGGATCCTACTCCGGCTGCGGCGCTGCTGCGGGCCCGGACTTCCGTGTCTACTGGACCCGTAACGGCGTCCTGGCCGCGGACCATCCAAACTTCTACAAGTACGTCCTCGACGAAAAAGACCGCGGAAAGACCATTGCGGCCCACGTGGTGGCCAGCCAGAACGGCTGTGATCCCCAAGAGGTCAGCAGCGAGGAAACC includes:
- a CDS encoding FG-GAP repeat domain-containing protein — protein: MQGFRRRMVAALLTAATAAMALGALPASAAPSGPDPILTGDAFVGQKLSTEIGPYTFYGCGGGKGPDFTVYWTRDGFLVAGETAQSYTLEPEDSGARMAAHVTASKTACGGESLHSNETKPVGAVNRAAGFSGRSFELLTRATDGSLQLFGRQGNAWDAPRTVGWGWGGFNLVLSPGDFDGDGKSDVLARDAAGTLYLYSGDGTGGWKPGQVIGKGWNVFDQIVSPGDFNGDGTNDILAREPGGALYLYPGNGSGGWLARTAVGQGWQVMDALLTPGDFNGDGAVDVLARDRNGYLYFYGGNGAGGWTRSWLIGVGWNALKSVGAAGDYNNDGFNDVYGVDQQGRLVVYLGNGRAGWKDSVVAGNGWGNFTAIF